Proteins from a genomic interval of Candidatus Eisenbacteria bacterium:
- a CDS encoding ABC transporter substrate-binding protein, protein MTAPAPSATRTIRFGHSPDADDAYMFYGFHTGEAVIEGCAVEHVLQDIQSLNVRAIEQADLEITACSAHAYAHLADRYAVMACGASFGWGYGPVLVAKTKRTPESLRGRRVAIPGPLTTAALLLRTEVPGVETVEVLFDRIPEAVLSGEVEAGVIIHESQLTYEAEGLAKVLDFGELWKERDGLPVPLGLDVVRRDLGPALMKACSDGFRRSIEVAFAHEDEAIRYALQFGRGLDVPQGRKFVHMYVNDLTLDMGERGRAGLALLYERAVKAGAIAKAPQFAVV, encoded by the coding sequence ATGACCGCACCCGCCCCGTCCGCCACGCGCACGATCCGCTTCGGCCACAGCCCCGACGCCGACGACGCGTACATGTTCTACGGCTTCCACACCGGCGAAGCCGTGATCGAGGGTTGCGCCGTCGAGCACGTGCTGCAGGACATCCAGTCGCTCAACGTGCGCGCGATCGAGCAGGCCGATCTGGAGATCACCGCCTGCTCGGCGCACGCCTACGCGCACCTCGCGGACCGCTACGCCGTCATGGCCTGCGGCGCGAGCTTCGGCTGGGGCTACGGACCGGTGCTGGTCGCGAAGACGAAACGCACGCCGGAATCGCTGCGCGGCCGCCGCGTCGCGATCCCGGGTCCGCTCACGACCGCGGCGCTGCTGCTGCGCACCGAGGTCCCCGGGGTCGAGACCGTCGAGGTCCTGTTCGACCGCATCCCCGAGGCCGTGCTGAGCGGCGAGGTCGAGGCCGGCGTGATCATCCACGAATCGCAGCTCACCTACGAGGCCGAGGGACTCGCCAAGGTCCTCGACTTCGGCGAGCTGTGGAAGGAACGTGACGGCCTGCCCGTGCCGCTCGGACTCGACGTCGTGCGCCGCGATCTCGGCCCGGCGCTGATGAAGGCGTGCAGCGACGGCTTCCGCCGCAGCATCGAGGTGGCGTTCGCGCACGAGGACGAGGCGATCCGCTACGCGCTCCAGTTCGGCCGCGGACTCGACGTGCCGCAGGGCAGGAAGTTCGTGCACATGTACGTCAACGACCTGACGCTCGACATGGGCGAACGCGGGCGCGCCGGGCTCGCGCTGCTCTACGAGCGCGCCGTGAAGGCGGGCGCGATCGCGAAGGCCCCGCAGTTCGCGGTGGTGTAG